A window of Rhododendron vialii isolate Sample 1 chromosome 13a, ASM3025357v1 contains these coding sequences:
- the LOC131315282 gene encoding lactoylglutathione lyase GLX1-like codes for MADVAPIVLNDKILEWPKNDNRRFLHVVYRVGDLDRSIKFYTEAFGMTLLRKRDVPKDKYSSAVLGFGLEESTFVVELIHNYGVENYDIGTGFGHFGISTTDIYQLVETIRAKGGKITVEPGAAEGTTTVVAFVQDLDGYEFELFQRDATPEPLCQVMFHVVDLDRSIEFYEKALGMKLIVTIDRPEEKDTIAMMGYGDDPNQIAILELIYNYDVTEYTKGNAYSHIAISTDDVYKSAEVVKLVTQELGGKIIRQPGPFPGTNTKIIAFEDPEGWKTVLIDNQDFLKGLEE; via the exons ATGGCCGACGTTGCACCTATTGTTCTCAATGATAAAATCTTGGAATGGCCAAAGAATGACAATCGCAGGTTCTTGCACGTTGTGTATCGCGTTGGTGACCTTGACCGCTCCATCAA GTTTTACACAGAAGCTTTTGGGATGACACTTCTAAGGAAGAGAGACGTTCCAAAGGACAAGTATTCAAGTGCTGTTCTTGGGTTTGGACTAGAAGAGTCTACTTTCGTAGTTGAGCTCATACACA ACTATGGAGTGGAAAATTATGACATAGGAACAGGCTTTGGGCATTTTGGTATTTCAACAACAGAC ATTTACCAGTTGGTTGAAACCATAAGGGCCAAGGGTGGCAAAATCACAGTGGAGCCTGGCGCGGCTGAAGGTACAACAACAGTCGTTGCTTTCGTGCAAGATCTTGATGGCTATGAATTTGAACTGTTCCAGAGAGATGCTACTCCTGAACCACTTTGTCAAGTAATGTTTCATGTTGTTGATCTCGATCGCTCTATCGAGTTCTATGAAAAG GCATTGGGGATGAAACTAATCGTGACGATTGACAGACCAGAGGAGAAG GACACAATAGCCATGATGGGCTATGGTGATGATCCTAATCAGATAGCTATTTTGGAGTTGATTTACAACTACGACGTTACTGAATATACCAAAGGAAATGCATATTCACAT ATTGCCATCAGTACTGATGATGTGTACAAAAGTGCTGAAGTTGTCAAACTAGTTACCCAAGAGCTTGGAGGGAAGATAATTCGACAACCAGGGCCATTTCCCGGCACCAACACCAAGATCATCGCTTTCGAAGATCCGGAGGGTTGGAAGACG GTTCTGATTGACAATCAAGACTTTCTGAAGGGACTGGAGGAGTGA